A genomic stretch from Falco cherrug isolate bFalChe1 chromosome 3, bFalChe1.pri, whole genome shotgun sequence includes:
- the FAM110B gene encoding protein FAM110B, producing MPTETLPTGSMVKPVSPAVTFTSAVPLRILNKGPDYFRRQAEPNPKRLSAVERLEADKAKYVKSQEVINAKQEPVKPAVLAKPPVCPAAKRALGSPTLKVFSNNAKTESGVQRENLKLEILKNIINSSEGSSSGSGHKHGPRNWPPHRADSTELNRHSFAESLKVYPTQGRSSPQESSSNVSRRLLDQSAETFLHVSHSSSDIRKVTSAKPLKAIPCSSSAPPLPPKPKIAAITTLKSPEIEAVESGCGVSRRPSLQRSKSDLSDRYFRVDADVERFFNYCGLDPEELENLGMENFARANSDIISLNFRSASMISSDCEQSQDSNSDLRNDDSANDRVPYGISAIERNARIIKWLYSIKQARESQKVSHV from the coding sequence ATGCCTACAGAAACACTACCGACAGGTAGCATGGTGAAGCCGGTCAGCCCTGCCGTGACTTTCACGTCCGCTGTTCCTCTCCGCATCCTGAACAAAGGACCCGACTATTTTCGCAGGCAGGCGGAGCCTAATCCGAAAAGACTGAGTGCGGTGGAGAGGCTGGAAGCCGACAAGGCGAAATATGTCAAGAGCCAGGAGGTCATCAATGCCAAGCAGGAGCCTGTGAAGCCGGCAGTGCTAGCGAAGCCGCCGGTCTGTCCTGCGGCCAAGCGGGCCCTGGGGAGCCCCACCTTGAAAGTCTTCAGCAACAATGCCAAGACCGAGAGTGGCGTCCAGAGAGAAAATCTGAAACTGGAGATTCTGAAGAACATCATCAACAGCTCTGAAGGCTCCAGCTCAGGTTCAGGGCATAAGCACGGTCCCCGAAACTGGCCGCCTCACAGAGCTGATTCGACAGAGCTGAACCGGCACTCGTTTGCTGAGTCTTTGAAAGTTTACCCCACCCAGGGCCGTAGCAGCCCGCAGGAGAGCAGCTCCAATGTCAGCAGAAGGCTTCTAGATCAGTCAGCTGAGACTTTCTTGCATGTCTCTCACAGCTCCTCAGACATTAGGAAAGTAACTAGTGCAAAGCCCTTAAAAGCAATACCCTGCAGTAGTTCAGCCCCACCTCTGCCTCCAAAGCCCAAAATCGCTGCCATCACCACCCTGAAATCCCCAGAGATTGAGGCAGTCGAGTCTGGATGCGGAGTTAGTAGAAGACCCTCCCTACAGCGATCAAAATCAGACTTGAGCGACAGATACTTTCGTGTCGACGCAGATGTTGAACGATTCTTTAACTACTGCGGACTGGATCCTGAAGAGCTTGAAAACCTTGGGATGGAAAACTTTGCAAGGGCTAACTCTGATATTATATCCCTCAACTTTCGCAGTGCAAGCATGATTAGCTCAGACTGTGAACAGTCTCAGGACAGCAACAGTGACCTTAGAAATGATGACAGTGCCAATGACCGTGTGCCATACGGCATTTCTGCCATTGAAAGAAATGCCAGAATCATCAAGTGGTTATATAGCATCAAGCAAGCTAGAGAGTCACAGAAAGTGTCCCATGTGTGA